ATGTAGGTGTCAACCAGAACAATGGCACACCAACCACTAAAAAAGCGACATTTGCCGCCCACGCGGCTACCAAGGGCGGCCAGACACCCATATAGCCTAAACCAACGGCAAAGGCAAATACCATTAAATAACAAACGGCGATAATGACGCTGCCCCCAAATCCGATGAGGACGCCTCCGCGCCGCAAACGCATGGCAAAAGGTATGCCGAGCCAAATGATCACAAAGCACAGGGCGGGTTGCGCAAATTTCACATGGTAGTTAACTATATACTCACGGGTAGGCATGCCCAGTTGTTCGGCACGAACAATATCCCGGGCGAGCTCTTCCGCTGTTTTGGTCTGCGCCGGTTTACTCAGGGCAAACAATTCGGCCGGTGATTCTTTGAAGGGCGCTTCAACCTGCGTTATGCGTCGGGTAAGCACCTCCCATTGTTTATCCTTATCAAAGGTCGACCACCGCCCATTCTCCAGCAGCCAACACTGCCTGTCTTCGTCCCAATAAATACGGTTCGCCCGTATTTCTTCCAACGTATTTTCGCGGATGGCATGCATATATACATCTTGCCCGCTGTTGGCGCGCAGATTATATTTGAGAATGTGGCAGGTCCATCCGTCGGCGAGATTGGTCCAGCTGGCGCCCACCCGTTCCTGGCCGCTCA
Above is a genomic segment from Candidatus Hydrogenedentota bacterium containing:
- a CDS encoding YjgP/YjgQ family permease, which codes for LAGGVSLWRIARMPILIALATAFLSFFVQEHYGVQAVENHGVITKKYFSKLSGQERVGASWTNLADGWTCHILKYNLRANSGQDVYMHAIRENTLEEIRANRIYWDEDRQCWLLENGRWSTFDKDKQWEVLTRRITQVEAPFKESPAELFALSKPAQTKTAEELARDIVRAEQLGMPTREYIVNYHVKFAQPALCFVIIWLGIPFAMRLRRGGVLIGFGGSVIIAVCYLMVFAFAVGLGYMGVWPPLVAAWAANVAFLVVGVPLFWLTPT